In the Flagellimonas sp. HMM57 genome, one interval contains:
- a CDS encoding TonB-dependent receptor has translation MPQSKLKLFWPFMVIFLVFAHYLTFASNLLPENSLKTNFQSYGTITGRVVDESGMPLPGASVVIRNLNTGASTSLEGLFQLDRVPFGSHELEVSYIGYEKYNITTTVDQSLQSTGNIVLKPETNQLGEVIITGSFDGQQRAFNQQKNADNIKTIVSADLIGRFPDINVGEAMQRVPGVNIERNNGEGSNVKIRGTPQNFTTISINGEQIPTTDEGGGRTESLDLISADQLASMEVSKAITPDMDGDAVGGAINLITATATSSKGRVKGSIGGGYNNLFEKASQVYRFKFDKRFADEKFGILIGSSFYNTFNGEERFEATYRDRRIGSQDDPNSFRAFVLDDYRLRPLLNERTRIGVNATFDYKFSENSSLVFKATYNNLKDKSLRRRTRFRPRNNYQDPLNPNVAGPDNDVRVRRDINDRVINRENINISLEGNHPLGDFAKLDYGINYSRNERKLNSDRFVFRERDLTLVQERDGDFTIFSSPDADFEDYNAFLFNSFQQDLPILNRGDNTVARLNLTIPFRLGKNSGEFKTGGKYRDLDNLRRRNTIEYNDFNGPYNLSQVLDGNSGTIFGGRYEMGQFPNPNSAREHFNLFRSAYDLDVNTSRINSESFFFDAGEDVYAAYFQGKIQFNNFRILAGVRYEKTDVLYEALELQIEPPAGDDQPAVPVSSEPISGGRSYDFFLPMVHLKYQLSDRTNLRFAYTQSYARPTLEDLVPSENINFADQILSRGNPNLDPAESHNFDLLFEHYLKGAGVVSGGIFYKDISTFIFNQFANVEFNNDVFLQRSPINGDKASLLGVELNFVKKLDFLPGFLSGLGVFANYTYVDSDSSFSSLNQNTGEIETRDGIPFIDQADHTWNAALSYDKGGFSARASLNYNGRAFASFSTNSDFDFFLEERYQLDVNASQKITDNLTFFIEFVNLTNEPVVRFQSIRSQITNYEVYDWSARFGINFKF, from the coding sequence ATGCCTCAGAGTAAATTAAAGTTGTTTTGGCCTTTTATGGTCATTTTTCTCGTATTTGCACATTACTTAACATTTGCGAGTAACCTATTACCAGAGAATTCTTTAAAAACCAACTTTCAAAGTTATGGCACTATTACGGGAAGAGTGGTTGATGAATCTGGAATGCCACTTCCAGGAGCTTCAGTAGTAATTAGAAATTTAAACACTGGTGCAAGCACTTCACTTGAAGGTCTATTCCAATTAGATAGGGTTCCTTTTGGCTCTCATGAACTTGAGGTATCCTACATTGGCTATGAAAAATACAATATCACTACAACAGTAGACCAATCCTTGCAATCTACTGGCAATATTGTATTGAAACCAGAAACAAATCAACTCGGCGAGGTTATTATTACTGGGAGTTTTGATGGCCAACAAAGAGCTTTCAACCAGCAAAAAAATGCCGATAATATCAAAACAATTGTTTCTGCTGACCTTATTGGACGCTTTCCAGATATTAATGTTGGTGAGGCCATGCAACGGGTTCCTGGTGTAAATATTGAACGTAACAATGGTGAAGGAAGTAATGTAAAAATTAGGGGGACACCTCAAAACTTCACGACCATTTCCATAAACGGTGAGCAAATCCCAACTACGGATGAAGGAGGAGGAAGAACCGAAAGCCTTGATTTGATATCGGCAGATCAACTAGCTTCTATGGAGGTTAGCAAAGCAATAACACCCGACATGGATGGTGATGCAGTAGGTGGTGCCATAAATCTAATCACAGCTACAGCAACTTCTTCCAAAGGAAGAGTAAAGGGAAGTATTGGTGGTGGTTACAACAATCTTTTTGAAAAGGCCAGTCAAGTATATCGTTTTAAGTTCGACAAACGCTTTGCCGATGAAAAATTCGGGATATTGATAGGTAGCAGTTTTTACAATACTTTTAACGGAGAAGAACGCTTTGAAGCAACATATAGGGACAGAAGGATTGGGAGTCAGGATGACCCTAACTCTTTTAGAGCCTTTGTTTTGGATGACTATCGCTTACGCCCGCTACTGAATGAAAGAACAAGAATCGGTGTCAATGCTACTTTTGATTATAAATTTTCAGAGAATTCGTCTTTAGTATTTAAAGCCACCTATAACAATTTAAAAGACAAGTCGTTACGAAGAAGGACACGATTTAGACCTAGAAACAATTATCAAGATCCATTAAATCCAAATGTCGCTGGTCCCGATAACGATGTAAGGGTCAGAAGAGATATCAACGACCGTGTTATTAACCGAGAGAACATAAATATTTCGTTAGAGGGAAATCATCCTTTAGGTGACTTTGCCAAACTTGATTATGGTATAAACTATTCCAGAAATGAAAGAAAGCTAAATAGTGACCGTTTCGTCTTTAGAGAAAGAGATTTGACCCTTGTTCAAGAAAGAGATGGTGACTTTACTATTTTCTCGTCTCCGGACGCTGACTTTGAAGATTATAATGCCTTCCTTTTTAATTCCTTTCAACAAGACCTGCCTATTTTAAACAGAGGAGACAATACTGTAGCTCGATTGAATCTCACTATACCTTTTAGATTGGGGAAAAATTCCGGAGAATTTAAAACAGGTGGAAAATATAGGGATTTGGATAACTTAAGAAGAAGAAATACCATTGAGTACAACGATTTTAATGGTCCTTATAATTTAAGTCAAGTTTTGGATGGCAATAGTGGAACAATCTTTGGTGGACGCTACGAAATGGGGCAGTTTCCCAACCCAAATTCAGCAAGGGAACATTTTAACTTGTTCAGGAGCGCTTACGATTTGGACGTAAATACATCACGTATCAATAGTGAAAGCTTTTTCTTTGATGCCGGCGAAGATGTCTATGCTGCTTACTTCCAAGGTAAAATCCAGTTTAATAATTTTAGGATTTTGGCAGGTGTCCGTTACGAGAAAACAGATGTGCTCTACGAAGCATTGGAACTACAGATTGAACCCCCAGCTGGTGACGATCAACCTGCAGTCCCTGTTTCTTCAGAACCTATTTCAGGAGGTCGTTCTTACGATTTCTTTTTACCTATGGTACATTTAAAGTACCAGTTAAGTGATAGAACGAACTTACGTTTTGCCTATACCCAATCGTATGCACGACCAACGCTTGAGGACTTGGTACCTTCGGAAAATATAAATTTTGCAGATCAAATACTTTCACGAGGTAACCCAAATCTAGACCCTGCAGAATCCCATAATTTTGATTTGCTTTTTGAACATTATCTCAAGGGAGCAGGAGTAGTGTCTGGAGGAATCTTTTATAAGGATATTTCAACCTTTATATTCAACCAATTTGCCAACGTGGAATTCAATAATGATGTGTTTTTACAACGCTCTCCAATAAATGGAGATAAAGCAAGTTTACTAGGAGTAGAATTGAATTTTGTAAAAAAATTAGATTTTCTCCCTGGTTTTTTATCAGGTCTAGGAGTTTTTGCAAACTATACCTATGTAGATTCTGATAGTAGCTTTTCTTCTTTAAATCAAAATACTGGTGAAATTGAAACTAGGGACGGAATACCATTCATAGATCAAGCAGACCATACTTGGAATGCTGCACTATCCTATGATAAAGGAGGATTTAGTGCACGAGCATCACTAAATTACAATGGAAGAGCTTTTGCAAGTTTCTCAACTAATTCTGATTTTGATTTCTTCTTAGAAGAACGGTATCAATTGGATGTAAATGCTTCACAAAAAATAACAGACAATCTTACTTTTTTTATTGAGTTTGTCAACCTTACGAATGAACCAGTAGTTCGCTTCCAATCTATCAGGAGTCAAATAACCAATTATGAAGTCTACGATTGGTCTGCACGCTTTGGTATTAACTTTAAATTTTAA
- a CDS encoding mandelate racemase/muconate lactonizing enzyme family protein, which yields MNRANFIKMISSATLATGLPFPMWSCASKLSANTILGFDEMAKDDDFIIKDIDTFLLRKALFVSVELNNGIKGWAEAMPNDKRSSRTLIEKTLKNYYEGTNIFDAEKTWDLCIKSEYDLGPGGLLTYSISGIDCAIYDAMGKATKKPVYELLGGKLRDSVEIYASFTRDVYPTPEKAAEKAKQLVAEGYNAMKFRMRWGLENQDPPNDNTTAFAAALKKGVGDNIKLAMDANMGHSRDRAIELGKELEAFDLAWWEEPTAPYDYDAIKAVVEQVNIPIVFGEHAYTVEQIKHLLTYGGSWAVNPDLLKCGGFTGGKRIGDYIANQNVKLVAHNSRPSLSTVCMLHWVCATKMATEPQEFALREKAPGAFDTLTGFPEFKDGRLYISDRPGLGVEVDEDQVRAYDKKYTK from the coding sequence ATGAACAGAGCAAATTTCATTAAGATGATTTCATCGGCAACCCTGGCTACAGGGTTGCCTTTTCCTATGTGGTCTTGCGCTTCAAAATTGAGTGCAAACACTATTTTAGGTTTCGATGAAATGGCAAAAGACGATGATTTTATCATCAAGGATATAGACACCTTTCTACTTAGAAAGGCGCTTTTTGTATCCGTAGAACTGAACAATGGCATAAAAGGTTGGGCAGAAGCCATGCCCAATGATAAGCGAAGTTCAAGGACATTAATTGAAAAAACGCTAAAGAACTACTACGAGGGCACCAATATTTTTGATGCGGAGAAAACGTGGGACCTTTGTATTAAATCCGAATACGATTTAGGACCAGGCGGACTATTGACTTATTCCATTTCGGGAATAGATTGTGCTATTTACGATGCCATGGGCAAGGCCACCAAAAAACCTGTATATGAGCTTTTAGGAGGCAAACTCCGCGATTCCGTGGAAATCTACGCCAGTTTTACAAGAGATGTATACCCTACACCAGAAAAAGCAGCGGAAAAAGCAAAACAACTAGTAGCAGAAGGCTATAATGCGATGAAGTTTCGCATGCGATGGGGGTTGGAAAACCAAGACCCTCCCAACGACAATACCACAGCTTTTGCCGCCGCGTTAAAAAAAGGCGTAGGTGATAACATAAAACTAGCTATGGACGCCAATATGGGACATAGCAGAGATAGGGCCATAGAACTTGGTAAGGAGCTAGAGGCTTTCGATTTAGCATGGTGGGAAGAGCCCACGGCACCCTATGATTATGATGCCATAAAAGCAGTGGTAGAGCAAGTAAACATTCCCATAGTATTTGGTGAACATGCATATACCGTAGAGCAAATAAAACATTTGCTGACCTACGGGGGTTCTTGGGCCGTAAACCCAGATTTGTTGAAATGTGGTGGATTCACGGGTGGAAAACGCATTGGGGATTATATCGCAAACCAAAATGTAAAGTTGGTGGCGCACAATTCAAGGCCTTCTTTAAGTACGGTATGTATGCTTCACTGGGTCTGCGCCACAAAAATGGCAACAGAACCCCAGGAATTTGCACTCCGAGAAAAAGCTCCAGGAGCATTTGATACGTTAACCGGTTTTCCAGAATTTAAAGATGGAAGACTTTATATTAGTGATCGTCCAGGTTTAGGGGTCGAAGTCGATGAAGACCAGGTAAGGGCCTATGATAAAAAGTATACCAAATAA
- a CDS encoding glycoside hydrolase family 28 protein produces the protein MKSLPLFFSLPLLILMTCQKSTDNEFNILDYGAVADGKTLSTKAIQEAINRAIKTKGKVIVPEGTFYTGSLILGPNIIFHLEEGAMLLASNTMKDYTSEEFIKASFADNLSITGTGTINGNGLSFFDEDWNYTERPEPWIVIEDSKNVSVTGVRFTNSPSHTLNFDYCDKVSVSNIFIENDPRSPNTDGIDIRNSKNVTISNCDIRTGDDAICIKNTKKEEKLTDAKGNSRLKTTENITVKDCYIESDDSALKLGTGSGHLTKNITFENITIRKTRYAMALFMMDSGRYENVIFNRIDAETGSRHDQEYGIFMDIHQRQADSAPGEITNIHFENCNISTKGIFYLSGHPEQYIQNISITGMEITIKETLDNSEWDKPKGNKSIQHWPSTSNFVNEKANFIIANAENVRMKNVKVERSSQVSFPFLWTYNASVDTIAVQINTLTAP, from the coding sequence ATGAAATCCTTGCCCCTTTTCTTTAGTTTGCCTTTATTGATTTTGATGACCTGCCAAAAATCAACTGACAATGAATTCAACATTCTTGATTATGGTGCGGTTGCAGATGGAAAGACATTGAGCACCAAGGCTATTCAAGAAGCTATCAATAGAGCTATTAAAACCAAGGGAAAGGTAATTGTACCCGAGGGAACTTTTTATACAGGTAGCCTTATTTTAGGTCCAAATATTATTTTTCACTTGGAAGAAGGTGCTATGCTATTGGCCAGTAATACCATGAAAGATTATACTAGCGAGGAATTTATAAAAGCATCCTTTGCAGATAACCTTTCGATAACAGGTACTGGAACCATTAATGGTAATGGGCTGTCTTTTTTTGACGAGGATTGGAACTACACTGAACGACCAGAGCCTTGGATTGTAATCGAAGATTCAAAGAATGTTTCCGTAACTGGTGTCAGATTTACCAATAGTCCTTCCCATACCCTTAACTTTGATTACTGCGACAAAGTATCAGTATCGAATATTTTTATTGAAAATGACCCCAGAAGTCCAAACACGGATGGAATCGATATCCGTAATTCCAAAAATGTAACCATTTCAAATTGTGATATTCGAACCGGGGATGACGCCATCTGTATAAAAAACACCAAAAAAGAGGAGAAATTAACAGATGCCAAAGGCAATTCAAGATTAAAAACCACTGAAAATATTACGGTAAAAGATTGTTATATCGAAAGTGATGATTCCGCACTGAAACTGGGTACGGGAAGTGGCCATCTAACAAAAAATATTACGTTTGAAAATATAACGATACGAAAAACACGCTATGCCATGGCTTTGTTTATGATGGATAGTGGTCGTTATGAAAATGTAATTTTCAATAGAATTGATGCTGAAACAGGTTCTAGACATGATCAAGAATATGGTATTTTCATGGATATCCATCAAAGACAAGCTGATTCTGCACCTGGTGAAATAACCAATATCCATTTTGAAAATTGTAACATCTCCACAAAAGGAATTTTCTATCTGTCCGGACATCCAGAACAATACATTCAAAACATCTCAATAACTGGTATGGAGATTACTATCAAAGAAACACTGGATAATTCTGAATGGGACAAGCCCAAAGGAAATAAATCGATACAACATTGGCCGAGTACTTCAAATTTTGTGAATGAAAAAGCAAACTTCATTATTGCAAATGCCGAAAATGTGCGGATGAAGAATGTAAAAGTTGAACGCAGCAGTCAAGTATCTTTTCCATTTTTATGGACTTATAACGCTTCCGTTGATACTATTGCTGTCCAGATCAATACCCTAACTGCACCATGA
- a CDS encoding glycoside hydrolase family 28 protein: protein MSFNKKHIISYLRKWIFERKRYRIIPLVLVVCLLSCKTQTKDDFTKEIAQQNIKAAWEQTYPAILEAIHPPAFKDTIVHITDTLDFRDRLNIHITDLSNAGGGIISVRPGIYNAKGSIFMKSNINLHLSEGAILLFSPNPEDYLPVVKSRWEGTFLMNYSPLIYAIDAENIAITGKGTINGQTQPYWADWKNKQAADKKLLRQMGNDQVPLSKRIFGEGHFLRPSGIEFINCKNILLEGFTIKNSPFWTIHPVLCENITAKNLNIRLGTTNDDGFDPESCKNVLIENCIFNTHDDCIAIKAGRDQDGWPYPPSENIIVRNNSFNTAVGSGFCIGSEMSAGVKNVFVENCKLSKSEKHAFQFKSNPDRGGFIENVFVRNIDVGDVKYGFEFTTNYKGWRGNENFTRYEHFYFQDISIKSALEKSITVNGRPEKPIRNIFFQNIAITDTNTKIAVKNTTGVLFDNVKINSKTIDKKLESQ, encoded by the coding sequence ATGAGTTTCAATAAAAAACATATCATATCATATCTGCGAAAGTGGATATTTGAGAGGAAACGGTACCGTATTATTCCTTTAGTTTTAGTTGTATGCCTTTTAAGCTGTAAAACCCAAACCAAAGACGACTTTACGAAAGAAATTGCCCAACAAAATATAAAAGCAGCTTGGGAACAGACCTATCCTGCTATTCTGGAAGCTATTCATCCTCCAGCTTTCAAAGACACCATAGTACATATTACGGACACTTTAGATTTTAGGGATAGATTGAATATCCATATTACCGATTTATCCAATGCGGGTGGCGGAATTATTTCCGTGCGCCCTGGCATTTATAATGCAAAGGGTAGCATTTTTATGAAATCAAACATCAACCTTCATTTAAGTGAAGGTGCAATACTTCTATTTTCTCCCAATCCTGAAGATTACCTTCCTGTGGTAAAATCGAGATGGGAAGGGACATTTTTGATGAATTATTCCCCGTTGATTTACGCCATTGATGCTGAAAATATTGCCATAACTGGAAAGGGAACAATCAATGGGCAGACCCAACCATACTGGGCAGATTGGAAAAACAAACAAGCGGCAGATAAAAAACTACTCAGGCAAATGGGCAATGACCAAGTTCCGCTATCGAAAAGAATTTTTGGTGAAGGCCACTTTCTGCGTCCTTCGGGCATTGAGTTCATCAACTGCAAAAACATTCTCTTGGAAGGTTTCACCATCAAGAACAGTCCTTTTTGGACGATTCATCCCGTGCTATGTGAAAATATCACGGCCAAAAACTTGAACATTCGATTAGGCACTACCAATGATGATGGTTTTGACCCTGAAAGTTGTAAAAATGTGCTTATTGAAAATTGTATTTTCAACACGCATGATGATTGTATTGCCATTAAGGCAGGTCGTGATCAGGACGGTTGGCCCTATCCCCCATCAGAAAACATTATTGTAAGGAACAATAGTTTCAACACTGCGGTAGGAAGCGGGTTTTGTATCGGTTCCGAAATGTCAGCTGGAGTCAAAAATGTCTTTGTAGAAAACTGTAAGTTGTCCAAAAGTGAAAAACATGCCTTTCAATTTAAGAGTAACCCCGACCGTGGTGGTTTCATAGAAAATGTTTTCGTCCGTAATATTGATGTGGGAGACGTAAAATATGGTTTTGAATTCACTACCAATTATAAAGGTTGGCGTGGCAATGAGAATTTCACGCGCTATGAGCATTTTTACTTTCAGGATATCTCTATTAAATCTGCCTTGGAAAAATCCATAACGGTTAACGGAAGGCCCGAAAAACCTATTCGAAATATCTTTTTTCAAAATATAGCCATTACCGATACCAATACTAAAATCGCCGTCAAAAACACGACGGGCGTATTGTTTGACAATGTCAAAATCAACAGCAAAACCATCGACAAAAAGCTAGAATCCCAATGA